A portion of the Streptomyces platensis genome contains these proteins:
- a CDS encoding helix-turn-helix transcriptional regulator has translation MRAARLIKMVLLLQARPSMTAAELARELEVSERTVARDVLSLSEAGVPVYADRGRAGGYRLIGGYRTRLTGLGRSEAEALFLSGVPSALREMGLADAASAARLKVSAALLPELRDAATGVAQRFHLDAPAWYQEPETPALLPEIADAVWDDRRITARYLRKDTEVERELEPYGLVLKAGVWYLAARTQGDYRVYRVDRFTSVAVAEPDNAPGTENTGERFTRDATFDLPAFWAERAAQFARSILREEVTLRLSAGGVRQLPYVTERTAARKAIARAQSEGGPDEQGRLTVTLAVESADVAYAQLLALGPEGEILAPPELRARFATAAHRTAALYT, from the coding sequence ATGCGCGCAGCCCGGCTGATCAAGATGGTGTTGCTGCTCCAGGCACGTCCGTCAATGACGGCGGCCGAGCTGGCACGAGAGCTGGAGGTATCGGAGCGCACGGTCGCCCGCGACGTCCTCTCGCTGTCCGAGGCGGGCGTGCCCGTCTACGCGGACCGCGGCCGGGCGGGCGGCTACCGCCTCATCGGCGGCTACCGCACCCGCCTCACCGGCCTCGGCCGCAGCGAGGCGGAGGCGCTCTTCCTGTCCGGAGTGCCGTCCGCCCTACGCGAGATGGGGCTCGCGGACGCCGCGTCCGCGGCCCGGCTGAAGGTCTCCGCCGCCTTGCTGCCCGAGCTGCGGGACGCCGCGACGGGCGTCGCCCAGCGCTTCCATCTCGACGCCCCCGCCTGGTATCAGGAGCCCGAGACCCCCGCCCTGCTGCCCGAGATCGCCGACGCGGTCTGGGACGACCGCAGGATCACCGCCCGCTACCTCCGCAAGGACACCGAGGTGGAGCGGGAGTTGGAGCCGTACGGCCTCGTGCTGAAGGCGGGCGTCTGGTATCTGGCGGCGCGTACGCAGGGCGACTACCGCGTCTACCGGGTCGACCGGTTCACCTCCGTGGCAGTCGCGGAACCCGACAACGCCCCCGGGACCGAGAACACCGGCGAACGGTTCACCCGCGACGCGACCTTCGACCTCCCGGCGTTCTGGGCGGAGCGGGCCGCCCAGTTCGCCCGGTCGATCCTCCGCGAGGAGGTCACGCTGCGGCTCTCCGCCGGCGGCGTCCGCCAACTGCCGTACGTCACCGAACGCACGGCGGCCCGCAAGGCGATCGCCCGGGCGCAGTCCGAGGGCGGCCCCGACGAGCAGGGCCGGCTGACGGTCACCCTCGCCGTGGAGTCCGCCGACGTCGCCTACGCCCAGCTGCTGGCACTGGGCCCGGAGGGCGAGATACTCGCGCCCCCCGAGCTACGTGCCCGCTTCGCCACGGCCGCCCACCGCACGGCGGCGCTGTACACCTGA
- a CDS encoding SDR family oxidoreductase: MTGQKELAGRVALVAGATRGAGRAMAVELGRAGALVYVTGRTTRERVSEVGRPTETIEQTAELVTAAGGTGIAVPTDHLDPAQVKALTERIDRAQGRLDVLVNSLWGGDRLIEFDTRLWDLDLENGLRMFRLGIDSHIITSHYALPLLIRRPGGLVVEITDGTATFNRRYRENLCFDLTKNAPHRIAFGLAAELKEHGGTAVSLTPGFLRSEEMLDHFGVTEETWRDAVAQEPHFAIAESPALIARGLRALAADPDKARWSGQSLSSGQLAKEYDFTDTDGSRPDGFGYIEDVVFGGKDGSAADYR; the protein is encoded by the coding sequence GTGACCGGACAGAAGGAACTGGCGGGACGGGTGGCGCTGGTTGCCGGGGCGACCCGGGGCGCGGGCCGGGCCATGGCGGTGGAGCTGGGCCGGGCCGGCGCCCTGGTCTATGTGACCGGCCGGACCACCCGGGAGCGGGTGAGCGAGGTCGGCCGGCCGACGGAGACGATCGAGCAGACCGCGGAGCTGGTGACCGCGGCGGGCGGCACCGGGATCGCCGTACCGACCGACCATCTGGATCCCGCGCAGGTCAAGGCGCTGACCGAGCGCATCGACCGCGCGCAGGGCCGGCTGGACGTGCTGGTCAACAGCCTCTGGGGCGGCGACCGGCTGATCGAGTTCGACACCAGGCTGTGGGATCTCGACCTGGAGAACGGGCTGCGGATGTTCCGGCTCGGCATCGACAGCCACATCATCACCAGCCATTACGCCCTGCCGCTGCTGATCCGGCGGCCCGGCGGCCTGGTCGTCGAAATCACCGACGGCACCGCCACCTTCAACCGCCGGTACCGCGAAAACCTCTGCTTCGACCTCACCAAGAACGCCCCGCACCGCATCGCCTTCGGCCTCGCCGCCGAGCTCAAGGAACACGGCGGCACGGCCGTCTCGCTCACCCCCGGCTTTCTGCGGTCCGAGGAGATGCTGGACCACTTCGGGGTGACGGAGGAGACCTGGCGCGACGCGGTGGCCCAGGAACCGCACTTCGCCATCGCCGAGTCCCCGGCCCTGATCGCCCGCGGGCTGCGGGCGCTGGCCGCCGACCCCGACAAGGCCCGCTGGAGCGGGCAGTCGCTCTCCAGCGGCCAGTTGGCGAAGGAGTACGACTTCACCGACACGGATGGGTCCCGGCCCGACGGGTTCGGGTACATCGAGGACGTGGTCTTCGGGGGCAAGGACGGGAGTGCGGCGGACTATCGCTAG
- a CDS encoding DUF4240 domain-containing protein → MDETEFWELIDASRESAEGDPEEQADALVERLLGLDPDAVVDFARHFEARYNRAYSWDLWAAASVMLGGASDDAFDYFRCWLIGQGREVFEGGLHDPDQLAELVDDFDESVDGDAEELGYAADEAYEQMTGGVMPDLELPPPPREPLGAYLDFDDERTMAERFPTLWDRFRP, encoded by the coding sequence ATGGACGAGACGGAGTTCTGGGAGCTGATCGACGCCTCCCGCGAGAGCGCTGAGGGTGATCCCGAGGAGCAGGCCGACGCACTGGTCGAGCGGCTGCTCGGGCTCGACCCGGACGCCGTCGTGGACTTCGCCCGCCACTTCGAGGCCCGCTACAACCGGGCGTACTCCTGGGATCTGTGGGCCGCCGCCTCGGTGATGCTGGGCGGCGCCAGCGATGACGCCTTCGACTACTTCCGCTGCTGGCTGATCGGCCAGGGCCGGGAGGTCTTCGAGGGCGGGCTGCACGACCCGGATCAGCTCGCCGAGCTGGTGGACGACTTCGACGAGTCGGTGGACGGCGACGCCGAGGAGCTGGGCTACGCGGCCGATGAGGCGTACGAGCAGATGACCGGCGGGGTGATGCCGGACCTGGAGCTGCCCCCGCCGCCCCGCGAACCGCTCGGCGCCTACCTCGACTTCGACGACGAGCGGACCATGGCGGAGCGCTTCCCCACCCTCTGGGACCGCTTCCGGCCGTAG
- a CDS encoding TIGR01777 family oxidoreductase, with translation MRIAITGSTGLIGTALVRSLRTEGGHEVVRLVRRAPTAADEVRWDPGRQEVDAAGLAGCEAVVHLAGAGVGDHRWTAAYKQEIRDSRVLGTRTLATALAAMDTPPRVLVCGSAIGYYGDTGDRRTDENAPAGHGFLPEVCVAWEDAATPAQDAGIRTVFARTGLVVARAGGAWGRLFPLFRLGLGGRLGDGSQYWSFISLDDHIAALRHLLDTGDLAGPVNLTAPEPVTNREVTAVMGKVLHRPTLFSVPAPVLRIALGEFAGDVLGSQRVVPRRLLDSGFTFRHPGIMEAVRAAAA, from the coding sequence ATGCGGATCGCGATCACCGGCTCGACCGGACTCATCGGCACGGCGCTCGTACGGTCTCTGCGCACCGAGGGCGGCCATGAGGTCGTCCGGCTCGTACGGCGGGCGCCCACGGCCGCCGACGAGGTGCGCTGGGACCCCGGGCGCCAGGAGGTCGACGCGGCCGGGCTGGCCGGCTGCGAGGCGGTGGTCCATCTGGCCGGCGCCGGGGTCGGCGACCATCGCTGGACGGCCGCCTACAAGCAGGAGATCCGGGACAGCCGGGTGCTGGGCACCCGCACCCTCGCCACGGCCCTCGCCGCCATGGACACCCCACCGCGGGTCCTCGTGTGCGGCAGCGCGATCGGCTACTACGGCGACACCGGCGACCGGCGCACGGACGAGAACGCGCCGGCCGGCCACGGCTTCCTGCCGGAGGTCTGTGTGGCCTGGGAGGACGCCGCGACACCGGCCCAGGACGCGGGGATCCGTACCGTCTTCGCGCGCACCGGTCTGGTCGTGGCGCGCGCGGGCGGCGCCTGGGGCCGGCTCTTCCCGCTCTTCCGGCTCGGTCTGGGCGGGCGGCTCGGCGACGGCAGTCAGTACTGGAGCTTCATCTCCCTGGACGACCACATCGCAGCGCTTCGCCATCTCCTCGACACCGGGGACCTTGCCGGGCCGGTGAACCTCACGGCCCCGGAACCGGTCACCAACCGCGAGGTCACCGCCGTGATGGGCAAGGTGCTGCACCGGCCCACGCTGTTCTCCGTCCCGGCGCCGGTGCTGCGGATCGCCCTCGGCGAGTTCGCCGGTGATGTGCTGGGCAGCCAGCGGGTCGTCCCGCGGCGGCTGCTGGACTCCGGGTTCACTTTCCGCCACCCCGGCATCATGGAAGCGGTCCGGGCGGCCGCCGCGTAG